In bacterium, the following proteins share a genomic window:
- a CDS encoding insulinase family protein, translating to MATNITKGQQSSTNIYIRRIVLIFFIILSFSCRLFSSTMDQYKNRITEHTLKNGLHFILLEDHTAPVVSFHIHVKVGSVNEKLGDTGISHLIEHLAFNGTPTLGTTDWRTEKSILEKIDKKYKEIKSIQLSQPHNSPLIKQLYEEFSALNSKAATFNVSNEFGKILDMHGAVGPNAYCSYDMTAFWVELPSNRVELWAALESNRLFNPVFRGFYEELEVVKEERRMRVDNSPFGKLMEEFLGLIYKIHPYRNPIVGYSEDLNNMSREKVKNFYKKYYIPSNIIISVAGDIYPDTFLPLVKKYFENIPSGQTPPVKTFTEPESVSEKQFVINMDSQPIFLLGYPIPDIKHKDVPALQVCAEILASGRTSKLYQRLVKEEKSAVSTGSWCWTPQYPGIFYLFAISSQNGNNKQLETSIIETIEDLKKGCLTEEEILGAKARLRIELLASLKSKRKLARELAYYKAITGDWQNLFKYEEKIRDVSLEDIKRVAKEYFTEARRTIGKIEPLKKD from the coding sequence ATGGCTACAAATATAACTAAAGGACAACAAAGTTCAACAAACATATACATTAGAAGGATAGTACTAATTTTTTTTATAATATTATCTTTTTCTTGCCGACTTTTTTCATCTACAATGGACCAATATAAGAACAGAATAACCGAACATACACTTAAAAATGGGCTCCACTTTATTTTACTTGAAGACCATACTGCCCCAGTTGTTTCATTTCATATACACGTTAAGGTTGGAAGCGTTAACGAAAAACTTGGCGACACAGGAATAAGTCATCTTATTGAACATCTTGCTTTTAACGGAACACCTACACTTGGGACAACAGATTGGAGAACAGAAAAATCTATTTTAGAAAAGATTGATAAAAAATATAAAGAGATTAAAAGTATTCAACTTTCACAACCACATAATAGTCCATTAATAAAACAACTTTATGAAGAATTTTCTGCTCTTAACAGTAAAGCGGCAACTTTTAACGTGTCTAATGAGTTTGGGAAAATTCTTGATATGCACGGTGCTGTTGGACCAAACGCTTATTGTAGTTATGATATGACCGCTTTTTGGGTAGAACTACCTTCAAACAGAGTAGAACTTTGGGCTGCTTTAGAATCTAACAGGCTTTTTAATCCAGTATTCAGAGGGTTCTATGAAGAACTTGAAGTAGTCAAAGAGGAACGTAGGATGAGGGTAGATAACTCTCCATTTGGAAAACTTATGGAAGAGTTTTTAGGTTTAATATATAAAATACATCCTTATAGAAACCCTATTGTAGGTTATTCTGAAGACCTAAACAATATGTCTCGAGAAAAAGTCAAAAACTTTTACAAAAAATATTATATACCCTCAAATATCATTATTTCTGTAGCAGGCGATATATATCCAGACACATTTTTACCTCTTGTAAAGAAATACTTTGAAAATATTCCTTCAGGTCAAACTCCTCCAGTTAAGACTTTCACAGAACCAGAGAGTGTTTCTGAAAAACAGTTTGTTATTAATATGGATTCTCAACCTATTTTTTTACTCGGATACCCTATACCAGATATTAAACATAAAGACGTACCCGCTCTTCAAGTGTGTGCTGAAATACTTGCAAGTGGCAGAACTTCAAAACTATATCAACGTCTTGTGAAAGAAGAAAAATCTGCGGTATCAACTGGTTCTTGGTGTTGGACTCCTCAATATCCAGGTATATTTTACCTTTTTGCTATCTCTTCCCAAAATGGCAACAACAAACAACTTGAAACATCAATCATTGAAACTATAGAAGACCTTAAAAAAGGATGTTTGACAGAAGAAGAGATTTTAGGTGCCAAAGCAAGACTTAGAATAGAACTTTTAGCTTCTTTGAAATCTAAAAGAAAGTTAGCAAGAGAACTTGCATACTATAAAGCAATAACCGGAGATTGGCAGAATCTTTTTAAGTATGAAGAAAAGATTAGAGACGTTTCTTTAGAGGATATAAAAAGGGTTGCTAAAGAATATTTTACGGAAGCTAGAAGAACTATTGGTAAAATAGAACCTTTAAAAAAGGATTAA
- a CDS encoding insulinase family protein: MDKKLFFFIAITLLFNGCAPKMLSKKIEQFKFPPLPETTLPSYTKEVLPNGLTLILMEDHSLPLINFYSTIKTGTKYDPEEKIGLASITFDTIRTGGAGDISGDNIDKTLENFGARLSFGVGKDIGWAQGLIDTDNFTHIFPIFVALLKQPSFDKTKIELSKIRHNTAISRRDDDIDEISNREFRKLLYGTKSPYARTIEYETIKNITQDDIFQFHKTFFQPQNIILGVWGDFDKDEMLQYIKKEFKTWSPEKVPIPSAPEIDFAINPSTTNLIIKKEATQSIIKMGHIGLRRDDPDYFTALVISRILGASWNSRFSKNIRQEKGLAYSAWAGFGGELGYTGTFSAGVQTKSERTLEAIDLMQKEISLASVGITDEELTVAKEGIINSEVFWSDTKDKIITRIIRYEFYGYPSDYPQKLIQGVKNVTREDIARVANKYIFPDKLTILIVGNPEKFESDLPDNINILEP, encoded by the coding sequence ATGGATAAAAAACTCTTTTTTTTTATTGCTATAACCTTACTTTTTAACGGGTGTGCACCAAAAATGTTATCAAAAAAAATAGAACAATTTAAATTTCCCCCTTTACCAGAAACAACATTACCATCCTACACAAAAGAGGTGTTACCTAATGGGTTGACTCTTATTCTTATGGAAGACCATAGTCTACCTTTAATAAATTTTTATTCAACTATTAAAACTGGTACAAAATACGACCCAGAAGAAAAGATAGGGTTAGCATCAATAACTTTTGATACTATAAGAACCGGTGGAGCAGGTGATATCAGTGGAGATAATATAGATAAAACTCTTGAAAATTTTGGTGCTCGTTTGAGTTTTGGAGTAGGTAAAGATATAGGATGGGCACAAGGGTTGATAGATACAGATAATTTTACACATATTTTTCCTATCTTTGTTGCTCTGTTGAAACAACCTTCTTTTGACAAAACAAAAATTGAGTTATCTAAAATACGACACAACACGGCTATCAGTAGAAGAGACGATGATATAGATGAGATTTCAAATAGAGAATTTAGAAAACTCTTGTATGGCACAAAAAGCCCTTATGCTAGAACTATTGAGTATGAAACTATCAAAAACATTACTCAAGATGACATTTTTCAGTTTCATAAAACTTTTTTTCAACCTCAAAACATTATATTAGGTGTCTGGGGTGACTTTGATAAAGATGAAATGCTCCAATATATAAAAAAAGAGTTTAAAACTTGGTCACCAGAGAAAGTACCTATACCTTCTGCACCCGAGATAGATTTTGCAATAAACCCTTCAACCACAAACTTGATAATCAAAAAAGAAGCAACACAATCCATAATAAAGATGGGACATATCGGGTTAAGAAGAGATGACCCTGATTACTTTACAGCGCTTGTCATAAGCAGGATTCTTGGAGCTAGTTGGAATTCAAGGTTTTCAAAAAATATCAGGCAAGAGAAAGGGCTTGCATACAGCGCTTGGGCAGGGTTTGGAGGAGAGTTAGGTTACACAGGTACATTTTCAGCTGGAGTACAGACAAAATCCGAAAGAACCCTTGAAGCAATTGACCTTATGCAAAAAGAGATAAGTCTTGCGTCGGTAGGAATAACCGATGAAGAACTTACAGTTGCAAAAGAAGGTATCATAAATAGTGAAGTGTTCTGGTCTGATACTAAAGATAAAATAATAACACGGATTATAAGATACGAATTTTATGGATACCCTTCAGACTACCCTCAAAAACTTATCCAAGGCGTAAAGAATGTTACTAGAGAAGATATTGCAAGGGTAGCAAACAAATATATTTTCCCTGATAAACTTACAATCCTTATTGTTGGAAACCCAGAAAAGTTTGAAAGCGACCTACCTGACAACATAAATATTTTAGAACCTTAA